The following proteins come from a genomic window of Frankia casuarinae:
- a CDS encoding MBL fold metallo-hydrolase, whose amino-acid sequence MSDANGGDTSRTGYTEYTGKVTVGGPADVRTLPGLTITKVAVGPMNNNAYLLHCPVTGEQLLVDAANEADTLLRLVGDAGLATVVTSHRHDDHVQALADVVTTTGASTVAHPDDAPAIPVPTARQVREGDEIAVGTAALRVIHLVGHTPGSIALLYDADPAAPHLFTGDCLFPGGPGNTFGDEQAFTTLMDDLERKIFGPLPDTTWIYPGHGHDTTLGAERPHLAEWRARGW is encoded by the coding sequence ATGAGCGACGCCAACGGCGGCGACACCAGCCGCACCGGCTACACCGAGTACACCGGGAAAGTCACGGTCGGCGGTCCGGCCGACGTGCGGACCCTGCCAGGCCTGACGATCACCAAGGTCGCCGTCGGCCCGATGAACAACAACGCCTACCTGTTGCACTGCCCGGTCACCGGGGAGCAGCTGCTCGTCGACGCGGCGAACGAGGCCGACACGCTGCTGCGGCTTGTCGGGGACGCGGGGCTGGCAACGGTGGTCACCAGCCATCGGCACGATGATCATGTGCAGGCCCTCGCAGATGTGGTCACCACCACCGGGGCCAGCACGGTCGCCCATCCGGACGACGCCCCGGCCATTCCGGTGCCCACCGCGCGGCAGGTGCGCGAGGGGGACGAGATCGCCGTCGGGACGGCGGCCCTTCGGGTGATCCACCTGGTCGGGCACACACCCGGATCCATCGCCCTGCTCTACGACGCCGATCCCGCCGCTCCCCACCTCTTCACCGGAGACTGCCTGTTCCCTGGCGGCCCTGGAAACACGTTCGGTGACGAACAGGCCTTCACGACGCTGATGGACGATCTCGAACGCAAGATCTTCGGCCCACTGCCGGACACCACCTGGATCTACCCCGGCCACGGACACGACACCACCCTCGGCGCCGAACGCCCGCACCTGGCGGAATGGCGCGCCCGCGGCTGGTGA
- a CDS encoding TerC family protein, which translates to MYVPPWAWAAFVGVLLTLLTIDLLAHRRAHVIGFREAAWWSVLWVSLGIGFAGVIWAWQGPGPAGEYAAAWLLEKSLSVDNLFVFALIFSYFKVPRAYQHRVLFYGVLGALVLRFLFIAAGIALLERFSFVIYVFGAFLLYTAVTMLRGDGVEMDPGRSRAVALLRKVIPVTDDYQGQRFVFRRAGKLVATPLLAVLVVIETADVLFAFDSVPAALGVTDKVFLVYTSNALAILGLRSLFFLLSGLMERFHHLATGLAFILAFIGVKMLLTDVWHPPIALSLGVIVVTLIVAIVWSLRTTPPAPRSVAEPEGVTKPEGVAEPGGVAEGSQEVPR; encoded by the coding sequence GTGTACGTGCCCCCCTGGGCTTGGGCCGCCTTCGTCGGCGTCCTGCTCACACTCCTGACCATCGACCTGCTGGCACATCGTCGGGCTCACGTCATCGGCTTTCGCGAGGCCGCGTGGTGGAGCGTTCTGTGGGTCTCGCTGGGCATCGGATTCGCCGGTGTCATCTGGGCCTGGCAGGGCCCGGGGCCCGCCGGCGAGTACGCCGCCGCGTGGCTGCTGGAAAAGAGCCTGTCCGTCGACAACCTCTTCGTCTTCGCGCTGATCTTCTCTTATTTCAAGGTGCCTCGCGCCTACCAGCACCGCGTCCTGTTCTACGGTGTGCTGGGAGCGCTTGTGCTCCGTTTCCTGTTCATTGCGGCCGGCATCGCGCTGCTCGAACGGTTCAGCTTTGTCATCTACGTCTTCGGGGCTTTTCTGCTCTACACGGCGGTCACGATGCTCCGGGGCGACGGCGTCGAGATGGATCCGGGCCGAAGCAGGGCGGTCGCGCTGCTTCGCAAGGTCATTCCGGTCACCGACGACTATCAGGGGCAGCGTTTCGTGTTTCGGCGTGCCGGGAAGCTGGTCGCCACGCCGCTACTGGCCGTCCTCGTCGTGATCGAGACCGCCGACGTCCTGTTCGCGTTCGACTCGGTGCCCGCCGCGCTCGGTGTGACCGACAAGGTGTTCCTGGTCTACACGAGCAACGCCCTGGCCATCCTGGGGCTGCGGTCGTTGTTCTTCCTGCTCTCCGGTCTGATGGAACGTTTCCACCACCTGGCGACGGGGCTCGCGTTCATCCTGGCCTTCATCGGCGTGAAGATGTTGCTCACCGACGTGTGGCACCCGCCGATCGCGCTGTCGCTCGGTGTCATTGTGGTGACATTGATCGTGGCCATCGTCTGGTCGCTGCGCACCACCCCGCCGGCCCCGCGGTCCGTGGCCGAGCCGGAGGGGGTAACCAAGCCGGAGGGGGTAGCCGAGCCGGGGGGCGTGGCCGAAGGCTCCCAGGAGGTGCCCCGATGA
- a CDS encoding glycosyltransferase family 2 protein: MHRLLAVVVSHGGSTSLYRLLTTLDAMAECRVFLVENDGKSRHDALPDGVRVVQGHGNVGYGTAVNLAVRRALEDGLRPEWILVVNSDVTVPADTATMIPKLLAWAPSSADVVGFPIRGTAGERGRASAVLPRPRTNAYTAVRGEIAAVERWPELRYPVGAFFAVRSEIFLRLGGFDPSYWMYYEETDLFARLHAAGGRIVWADDAWPVVHVGGETVGRSGLLYAELGRSAATYARRHRHDVGRSWTAVHAAQLTVLAARKLAVGRSHDALRAVRILSGLVSGLARPGWEPAVSSRWHAVPAETRLRLGHLRPVPRTPRQRQDDLIDDLADGSPGSSGQRT, from the coding sequence ATGCACAGGCTGTTGGCGGTCGTCGTTTCTCACGGGGGATCGACGTCTCTGTACCGGTTGCTGACCACACTGGATGCCATGGCGGAATGTCGGGTGTTTCTGGTAGAAAATGATGGGAAATCCCGACATGATGCGTTGCCGGACGGTGTGCGCGTGGTCCAGGGGCACGGGAACGTCGGATACGGCACCGCGGTGAACCTCGCTGTCCGCCGTGCCCTGGAGGACGGGCTGCGGCCGGAGTGGATCCTGGTGGTCAACAGTGACGTGACGGTCCCTGCCGACACCGCGACGATGATCCCGAAGCTGCTCGCCTGGGCCCCGTCGTCCGCCGACGTGGTCGGCTTCCCGATCCGCGGCACGGCGGGCGAGCGGGGACGGGCGAGTGCCGTCCTGCCGCGCCCGCGGACGAACGCCTACACGGCGGTACGGGGCGAGATCGCCGCGGTGGAGAGGTGGCCGGAACTGCGCTATCCGGTCGGCGCCTTCTTCGCCGTCCGCTCGGAGATTTTCCTACGGCTGGGCGGATTCGACCCGTCGTACTGGATGTACTACGAGGAGACGGATCTGTTCGCCCGGTTGCACGCCGCGGGTGGGCGCATCGTCTGGGCGGACGACGCCTGGCCGGTCGTTCATGTGGGCGGGGAGACCGTCGGGCGGTCCGGGCTGCTGTACGCCGAACTCGGCCGGTCGGCAGCCACCTATGCCCGGCGGCACCGTCACGACGTGGGCCGGTCGTGGACCGCGGTGCACGCGGCCCAGTTGACCGTCCTCGCCGCGCGCAAATTGGCCGTGGGCCGGTCGCACGACGCGTTGCGCGCGGTCCGGATCCTCTCCGGGCTGGTGAGCGGGCTGGCCCGGCCAGGCTGGGAGCCCGCGGTCAGCTCACGGTGGCACGCCGTCCCGGCCGAGACGCGGCTGCGTCTCGGCCATCTCCGCCCGGTCCCGCGGACGCCGCGGCAGCGGCAGGACGATCTGATCGATGATCTCGCCGACGGCTCCCCCGGCTCCTCTGGCCAGCGGACGTAG